One stretch of Arcobacter sp. F155 DNA includes these proteins:
- a CDS encoding Druantia anti-phage system protein DruA, producing the protein MEKIVYRENLEKNILYSNMNVDEDFSFTKKQLLRDEIIFSLKNQGFDVRSLFEKNKDILKKQEYKKLQLQSSLEQKKLHKKMLLKLLPTVKPFMKNLNEINPEKIKLKLIEVTHGSIYEKIFKWWNFSWWSMPYQRAYGRQMRFVIWDTYHDAPFGLIGLQSPVLKMSVRDNYLNIPKEELDIWINQSMNAQRIGALPPYNELIGGKMVSLALVSKELRMAYKNKYKNAVTLMENRHINPELLFLTTTSAFGKSSIYNRLKINKHLVAKSLGYTKGYGSFHINEILFQKIIQFLEEEDIDTHRSFGSGPSTRIRLLNKAFRLLDIPGLEQHGLKREFFIFENVSNLKGVLHNKEEPKYYDYKFSKLVEYWKKRWAIARKERLNIDSTFDKEDFVKNLESELL; encoded by the coding sequence ATGGAAAAGATTGTATATAGAGAAAACTTAGAGAAGAATATTCTTTATTCTAATATGAATGTAGATGAAGATTTTTCATTTACAAAAAAACAGCTTTTAAGAGATGAAATTATATTTTCTTTAAAAAATCAAGGCTTTGATGTAAGATCATTATTTGAGAAAAATAAAGATATTTTAAAAAAACAAGAATATAAAAAATTACAGCTTCAATCATCTTTAGAACAGAAAAAACTTCATAAAAAGATGTTATTAAAATTACTTCCTACAGTTAAACCTTTTATGAAGAATTTAAATGAAATTAATCCAGAAAAAATAAAATTAAAACTTATAGAAGTTACTCATGGATCAATTTATGAAAAAATTTTTAAATGGTGGAACTTTTCGTGGTGGAGTATGCCATATCAAAGAGCATATGGTAGACAAATGAGATTTGTAATTTGGGATACATATCATGATGCACCTTTTGGTTTAATTGGTTTACAGAGTCCTGTACTAAAAATGTCTGTTAGAGATAATTATTTAAATATTCCCAAAGAAGAATTAGATATATGGATCAATCAATCTATGAATGCACAAAGAATAGGAGCTCTCCCTCCTTATAATGAACTTATTGGTGGTAAAATGGTTTCGTTGGCACTTGTATCAAAAGAACTTCGTATGGCATATAAAAATAAATATAAAAATGCAGTAACTCTGATGGAAAATCGTCATATAAATCCAGAGTTATTGTTTTTAACTACAACAAGTGCATTTGGTAAGAGTAGTATATATAATAGATTAAAGATAAACAAGCATTTAGTTGCAAAAAGTTTGGGATATACTAAAGGATATGGCTCTTTTCATATAAATGAAATTTTATTTCAAAAGATAATTCAGTTTTTAGAAGAGGAAGATATTGATACTCATAGATCATTTGGCAGTGGTCCTTCAACTCGAATTAGATTGTTGAATAAGGCATTTAGATTATTAGATATTCCTGGATTGGAACAACATGGACTTAAAAGAGAATTTTTTATATTTGAAAATGTAAGTAATTTGAAAGGTGTTTTGCATAATAAAGAAGAACCAAAGTATTATGATTACAAGTTCAGCAAATTAGTAGAATACTGGAAAAAAAGGTGGGCAATAGCAAGAAAAGAGAGACTAAATATAGACTCAACCTTTGATAAAGAAGACTTTGTGAAAAATTTAGAAAGTGAATTATTATAA
- a CDS encoding TniQ family protein: protein MSFQIEVFPYEDESFISWFTRTAFENGTDPKSFALSIWKQDSILYRDLDRYTPENLINKLLKYSSLEYQELKNLTLECLIDKVDTSPTNNIYKKWYLITPFGQKGKIRTNGIHFCPDCLKSKTPYINKYWRLSFYIGCPIHRNVLLLKCPKCNRVFSPEKLNYLQPHIYICSKCGFDLRDSSTNKVKKELLTFQNYLTLSLVRANINTNFSLITKNDKKDLFLTLNIFLAFIYKIVRQPIRFKSLIDDLDISTNYIFNKVNNGTFSRLDIRDREELLFLVSKVFNLNVIEIIKILNKNNISKKVFKQTFKTISPTATYILTKLNDNEKKSKSPSRILKRKKRPKSKEEVDKLFEDILPYIPGY from the coding sequence ATGAGTTTTCAAATAGAAGTTTTCCCATATGAAGATGAATCATTTATTTCTTGGTTTACAAGAACTGCTTTTGAGAATGGGACAGATCCTAAAAGTTTTGCATTATCTATATGGAAACAAGACAGTATTCTTTATCGTGATTTAGATAGATATACACCAGAAAATTTAATCAATAAACTTCTAAAATATTCATCATTAGAGTACCAAGAGCTTAAAAATCTCACGTTGGAGTGCTTGATTGACAAAGTAGACACTTCACCTACAAATAATATTTATAAAAAATGGTATCTTATAACTCCATTTGGGCAAAAAGGAAAAATTAGAACAAATGGCATTCACTTTTGTCCAGACTGCTTAAAATCTAAAACTCCTTATATTAATAAATATTGGAGACTTTCTTTTTATATTGGATGTCCTATTCATAGAAATGTTCTTTTGCTGAAATGCCCCAAATGTAATCGTGTATTCTCTCCTGAAAAATTAAATTATCTGCAACCACATATATACATTTGCTCTAAATGTGGATTTGATTTAAGAGATTCCTCAACAAATAAAGTAAAAAAAGAATTACTTACTTTTCAAAATTATCTTACATTATCTTTAGTAAGAGCCAATATAAACACTAACTTTTCATTAATTACAAAGAATGATAAAAAAGACCTCTTCTTAACACTAAATATTTTTCTTGCTTTTATATATAAAATAGTTAGACAACCAATTAGATTCAAAAGCCTAATAGATGATTTAGATATCTCAACAAATTACATTTTTAATAAAGTTAATAATGGTACTTTTTCAAGATTAGATATTAGAGATAGAGAAGAACTTCTTTTCCTTGTAAGTAAAGTTTTTAATTTAAATGTGATTGAAATTATAAAAATACTAAATAAGAATAATATTTCAAAGAAAGTATTCAAACAAACATTTAAAACCATATCACCAACTGCTACATATATACTTACAAAACTAAATGATAATGAAAAAAAATCTAAATCGCCTAGTAGAATACTAAAAAGAAAAAAAAGACCTAAAAGTAAAGAGGAAGTTGATAAATTATTTGAAGATATTCTTCCTTATATACCTGGATATTAA
- a CDS encoding TniB family NTP-binding protein, giving the protein MKIEYSHLNEECNKIIDQSKEARIMFLHNEVFIEHPKIKKVHSILNHLIDRPKKARMQNILIIGESNIGKTSMIKSFEKKHSSFNIENEKGKKIIVRPVITALASDNADVKHLYMSILDSFWTPHNPSDSLAKIRHQMFHLLQECNVKMLIIDEIHHFLRGTAKQQRNVMDALKNIGNILMIPIVCAGLKESELILSSDPQLSSRFDIVRLTKWELDKNFLGLLKSFEKRLPLSKPSNLFTKEKATLLHLISRGNIGDLHKLLIECATYAIQNDIEEITVDIIKKFKWIKPTNAMTAREIPI; this is encoded by the coding sequence ATGAAAATAGAATATAGCCATTTAAATGAAGAATGTAATAAAATTATTGATCAAAGTAAAGAAGCGAGAATTATGTTTTTACATAATGAAGTATTTATTGAACACCCAAAAATCAAAAAAGTTCACTCTATTTTAAATCATCTAATAGATAGACCCAAAAAAGCAAGAATGCAAAATATTCTTATTATAGGGGAATCCAATATAGGGAAGACATCAATGATAAAATCATTTGAAAAAAAACACTCAAGTTTTAATATTGAAAATGAAAAAGGTAAAAAAATCATAGTAAGACCTGTAATTACTGCATTAGCATCTGATAATGCTGATGTAAAACATTTATATATGTCAATATTAGATTCTTTTTGGACTCCACATAATCCTTCTGATTCATTAGCAAAAATAAGACATCAAATGTTTCATCTATTACAAGAATGCAATGTAAAAATGCTAATTATAGATGAAATTCATCATTTTCTTAGAGGAACAGCTAAACAACAAAGAAATGTAATGGATGCTCTTAAAAATATAGGAAATATATTAATGATTCCTATTGTATGTGCAGGACTAAAAGAATCAGAGTTAATACTATCTTCTGATCCACAACTAAGTAGTAGGTTTGATATTGTTAGACTTACAAAATGGGAATTAGATAAAAACTTTCTAGGACTATTAAAATCATTTGAAAAAAGATTACCTTTATCAAAGCCTTCAAACCTTTTTACAAAAGAAAAAGCAACTTTACTTCATCTAATTTCAAGAGGTAATATAGGAGATTTACATAAGTTACTAATTGAGTGTGCTACCTATGCTATTCAAAATGATATTGAAGAGATAACTGTTGATATAATTAAAAAGTTTAAGTGGATAAAACCTACAAATGCCATGACAGCAAGAGAGATTCCTATATAA
- a CDS encoding helix-turn-helix domain-containing protein codes for MDNKDIQSLKLDRSAFTLKENAYVKYKNDTYRISSIINFTEVIGIDVKTKKPKRLLIKDLTPLENELNNDSLFKDFDEISDEEFIDLQKKYLSIQPLLTDSISRAEIEEHSKKIGVHFTTLYRWLRRYKTTGTLAGLLPKPCGRKKGETRLDFNTEEVIEEIINSHYLTKQKPSVQSTITKILDECTKRNIPLPSKNTIRNRIHKLSEYMVLKKRGSESIARTKFHPVPGKFEKSYPMELIQIDHTEVDLHLVDDDDREVIGRTYLTVAIDIYSRMIVGYYLSLNPPSVTSVAMCITNMILPKEKTLLDLDIDTNWDVWGLPDTIHVDNGAEFHSQSIINAGLLYGINIEFRPIKKTHFGGHVESVIKTLMKAIHEIPGTTFSNIHQKGEYKSEEKAVMAFHELEKWLVTFITKVYHKRVHTQTKMTPEERWELGLFGGDAPIGLLPKPSNPETILIDFLPIFKRTIQKNGVSIDNINYYDNLLRTKINVMDKKTNKKKQFIFKRDPRNIKYLWFYDDSTKEYYKINAADQSMPDMPLWEYKILRKTLKDEGIEKPSTFHLIEARDELNRQIEDSIKKTKKARRIKQRNKNKNIELNKDNKKDSSIVENNLNNELDNNIWDEDIPDFG; via the coding sequence ATGGATAATAAAGATATTCAGTCATTAAAACTAGATAGAAGTGCTTTTACTTTAAAAGAAAATGCTTATGTAAAATATAAAAATGATACATATAGAATTTCTAGTATTATCAATTTTACAGAAGTTATAGGAATTGATGTAAAAACAAAAAAACCAAAGAGACTTCTTATAAAAGATTTAACTCCTCTTGAAAATGAACTCAATAATGACTCACTATTTAAAGACTTTGATGAAATTTCAGATGAAGAATTTATTGATTTACAAAAAAAATACCTATCAATACAACCACTGCTAACTGATTCTATAAGTCGTGCGGAGATAGAAGAGCATTCAAAAAAAATAGGAGTTCATTTTACCACTTTATACAGATGGTTAAGACGATATAAAACAACAGGTACATTAGCAGGTCTGCTTCCTAAGCCATGTGGTAGAAAAAAAGGTGAAACAAGATTAGATTTTAACACAGAAGAAGTTATTGAAGAAATCATTAACTCACACTATTTAACAAAACAAAAACCCTCTGTACAATCAACAATAACTAAAATATTAGACGAATGTACAAAAAGAAATATTCCTTTACCTAGTAAAAATACAATTAGAAATAGGATTCATAAACTATCAGAATATATGGTATTAAAAAAGAGAGGTAGTGAATCTATTGCAAGAACTAAATTTCATCCTGTTCCTGGAAAATTTGAAAAATCTTATCCAATGGAACTTATTCAAATTGATCATACAGAGGTCGATTTACATTTAGTAGATGATGACGATAGAGAAGTAATTGGTAGAACTTATTTAACTGTAGCAATTGATATATACAGTAGAATGATCGTTGGATACTATTTATCACTAAATCCACCGAGTGTTACATCTGTTGCAATGTGTATTACAAATATGATATTACCAAAAGAAAAAACATTACTGGATTTGGATATTGATACAAACTGGGATGTATGGGGTTTACCTGACACAATCCATGTTGATAATGGTGCTGAATTCCATTCTCAAAGTATAATAAATGCAGGTTTACTATATGGAATAAATATTGAGTTTAGACCAATAAAAAAGACTCACTTTGGTGGGCATGTTGAAAGTGTAATAAAAACTTTAATGAAAGCAATTCATGAAATACCTGGTACTACATTTTCTAATATTCATCAAAAAGGAGAATACAAATCTGAAGAAAAAGCAGTAATGGCTTTTCATGAACTTGAAAAATGGTTGGTTACATTTATAACTAAAGTCTATCATAAGAGAGTTCATACCCAAACAAAAATGACACCTGAAGAACGATGGGAATTAGGTTTATTTGGAGGAGATGCTCCCATTGGACTTTTACCAAAACCATCAAATCCAGAAACTATTCTAATTGATTTTTTACCAATATTTAAAAGGACCATTCAAAAAAATGGAGTAAGCATAGATAATATTAACTACTATGATAACTTACTTAGAACCAAAATTAATGTTATGGATAAAAAAACTAACAAGAAAAAGCAATTTATTTTTAAAAGAGATCCCAGAAATATTAAATATTTATGGTTTTACGATGATTCAACAAAAGAATATTACAAAATAAATGCAGCAGACCAATCAATGCCAGATATGCCACTTTGGGAATATAAAATTTTAAGAAAAACACTTAAAGATGAGGGTATAGAAAAACCAAGTACATTCCACTTAATTGAAGCTAGAGATGAACTAAATAGACAAATAGAAGATTCTATTAAAAAAACAAAAAAAGCAAGAAGAATAAAACAAAGAAATAAAAACAAAAATATTGAATTAAATAAAGATAACAAAAAGGATTCTTCAATAGTTGAAAATAATCTCAATAATGAACTTGATAATAATATTTGGGATGAAGATATCCCTGATTTTGGATAA
- a CDS encoding TnsA endonuclease N-terminal domain-containing protein, producing MKIKMNNRKIGYTYGSVSGHYPFRKKSSIAYESLLERDFLIMLEFNDSVSEVVGQPLSLIYKNKNGKTVPYTPDFLVYFNEPNTPLMRLKRKPLLIEVKPKDKLEKNFCEYKYRFKQAIKYAQENDLIFKIYDESKIRTQYFKNIMFLKRYQRLNFDNEDIDEILSFLYVSGNNSIEYVLEYFCVTKEQKGLMLSLIYNLLYHKKILCNFNQPINMETQIWLNELNEEESL from the coding sequence ATGAAAATAAAAATGAATAATAGAAAAATTGGCTATACATATGGAAGTGTATCAGGTCACTACCCTTTTAGAAAAAAATCTAGCATTGCCTATGAATCTCTTTTAGAAAGAGACTTTTTAATTATGCTAGAATTCAATGACTCAGTTAGTGAGGTTGTAGGTCAACCACTTAGTCTTATATATAAAAATAAAAATGGTAAAACAGTTCCTTATACTCCAGACTTTTTGGTTTACTTTAATGAACCTAATACTCCCTTGATGAGATTAAAAAGAAAACCACTTTTAATTGAAGTAAAACCAAAAGACAAACTTGAAAAAAATTTTTGTGAATATAAATATAGATTTAAACAAGCTATAAAATATGCACAAGAAAATGATTTAATATTTAAAATATATGATGAAAGTAAAATAAGAACACAATATTTTAAAAATATAATGTTTCTAAAAAGATATCAAAGATTAAACTTCGATAATGAAGATATCGATGAAATACTCTCTTTCTTATATGTTTCAGGTAATAATTCAATCGAATATGTATTAGAATATTTTTGTGTTACAAAAGAGCAAAAAGGATTAATGCTAAGTCTCATTTACAATCTTTTATATCATAAGAAAATTCTATGCAATTTTAATCAACCAATAAATATGGAAACACAGATTTGGTTAAATGAACTAAATGAAGAGGAGAGTTTATAA
- a CDS encoding ATP-binding protein: MVAKFTGNVSRCNELEIKRYKNRLSEPFLDRIDLYVIMNETNINDKPSVDSKSLHEKVIEAFKMQILRGQNELNGKLNDKQVNKFCTLDEESTAILHRATNSFNLSFRSINKVLKVARTIADLESSVNIKKHHILESLNYRRR; this comes from the coding sequence ATTGTAGCAAAGTTTACTGGAAATGTCAGCAGATGTAATGAGTTAGAGATAAAAAGATATAAGAATAGACTAAGTGAACCTTTCTTAGATAGAATAGATTTATATGTAATTATGAATGAAACAAATATAAATGATAAACCAAGTGTTGATTCAAAAAGTTTACACGAAAAAGTAATAGAAGCTTTTAAAATGCAAATCTTAAGAGGGCAAAATGAGTTAAATGGAAAACTTAACGATAAACAGGTAAATAAGTTTTGTACTTTAGATGAAGAATCAACTGCAATTTTACATAGAGCAACAAATAGTTTTAATCTATCATTTAGAAGTATAAATAAAGTTTTAAAAGTAGCAAGAACTATTGCAGACTTGGAGAGTTCAGTAAATATAAAAAAACATCATATTTTAGAAAGCTTAAATTATAGAAGAAGATAG